Below is a window of Falco peregrinus isolate bFalPer1 chromosome 3, bFalPer1.pri, whole genome shotgun sequence DNA.
TTATGATGAAACATTTGAATCTTAGGTCAGAAACCAGCTTGAGGCTGAGGCGGGAGGGCTATAaaccctcccacccccagcgCCCCGCAGAACAAACTGTTTGCCGTGAGGTTTTCCCCCCAGTGCATCCACAGCACCTTCTGGAGGCATTCTCACCATCCAACTGAAGACACTTTCTGTTctatatttcaaagaaatgagTTTCAGGGCAATTTTAAAACCAGTGCTAACACTTTGTACACGTATCTCAGtaactgtaagaaaataatgaagtaacTAGAAAGAACATCTGCACAGTGTGAATCTTCCTCTCTCCGGACTTCCCCAGCTAATACAGGGTAATGACAGAAGTTTCCCTCAACATAtgacacataaaaaaaattacttagtattaaataaaaatgcaatttttagcTGTGGCCCCCTACCCTTGTGCCCTTTTCATTACAGCCTCAGTGGCTCCATGAATGGGGAGCTGTAACAATGAGGATAACCTCCCCATATACCACCCCCATGCAACAGGGGAACAGGTACCCGGTCCTGCTCTGCCTCAAAATTACGTCTGCAACTTTGCCtactttggtgtttttttccagctgttgaAATAAAGACGTGGTGCAGTGAGAGAATGACATAGCCACTGGTGCCAGTTCTTGGTACACCTTATTTTGTCCGTATCCTCTGGGACTGCAAAACCCAAGATGCTCCAGCAGTTGGTACTGCCCAGAGTTAGCTGTCTTTGTGGCAGGCAGGCTGCCGAGAGCTGCGGACATGGTGATGCTCTGTGCGGCAGCCCCTGAAGTTAGATAAAAAAGCCCATTTTGGGAGCAGCTTTCAGGATCTATTCTGCATAACTTGCATTGCCCTCTATCCCCCTCTTGGGGTGGTGGTCCTGAGTTTGATTTTCAGCTGCCAGGGTGCTGAGCAATAGGATGTGCTGGGGAGACCTGATCACCTGCAATGCTGTATCCTGAGGCGAGGCCACCCAGAGAAACTGGGAGCTGGTGACTGCAAGGGCTTTGTGTGGTTCAAGGGTCACAACGGCTACGTTTGTGCAGTTGTTTCTTGGCAGAGACTCTCACTAGAGGGTCGGGGCACTGGACATGGCTTATCTGGCAGTCAGGGCCCTATCCTGCATCCGTTTTTTATTCAGGGATTGCGCTctctgcaaagaaagcaaaacacccTGTCTCTCCTCCTCCAGTTATCTCCCTAATCTACTGTCCCTTTGCCTCAGGtgactgctgtgctgctctctcTTGACATCGAGCCTCTCCTGGATCATGCCAAGAGTTCTTCTTGTTCTGTATCCCGCCATCATCATAAGGGGATGCCTATGGAAGAAGGCCTTCACACCAGGAGTCTCAGCTATCAGCTTTTCCCAGAGTGGGGACCCCCCCGATggcttgcttttctgtgcaCTTGTGCCCTGAATCCATGCGAACTCTTTTTGTcatttgcagcagcttttgtaACGGAGCGTGTGCTTCAGCTACAGGTGtgcacagcagggcagcagaCGTTGCCTGTTCTCACATGGAGCATCCCAGTCTGGGAGAGCAGTGGGTTCAAATCCCTCAAGGAAAGGCCAAAAACTCCTGGGCCCTCGGCCACGCTCTGCCCACACCCTCCCCAGCTAC
It encodes the following:
- the LOC114011063 gene encoding uncharacterized protein LOC114011063; this encodes MARRIHSNITKDDGLAAPDALVKKHRKRKKGKKKKKKEKKVTAVLLSLDIEPLLDHAKSSSCSVSRHHHKGMPMEEGLHTRSLSYQLFPEWGPPRWLAFLCTCALNPCELFLSFAAAFVTERVLQLQVCTAGQQTLPVLTWSIPVWESSGFKSLKERPKTPGPSATLCPHPPQLRQGRVPPPPVGCSPGWHPQGWAVCQLRSLSSLHAQPLGQSLHRLRWAGATLPVPPRTGPTGALPCSLDFASKFCMMR